The sequence below is a genomic window from Chryseobacterium foetidum.
GTGGCGAAAATCTATAAACTTCATCAGCAGAATTTAAGTTTCAGAAGCTACAGAAGATTGTTGTTAAATGAAAACAAATGGCGCGCTTCCAAAGACGGAATTGATGCCCATTTGATTGACTTTGGTAAAGAGGAATCTGTTCCTTACCGCGATCTTTTAAAAGAACTTTTAGAATTTATCGACGATGTCGTAGATGAATTAGGCTGCCGAAAAGAAGTGGAATATGCATGGCAGATTATTGAAAACGGAACCGGTGCAGACCGCCAGCTGAAGGTGCTTCAGGAAACGGGAGACTTGAAAAAAGTAGTGGATTATATGATCTCTGAAACAGAATTTGGTATCACACACAGCGAGGCTGCTTTATAAAAATTTTATAACTTTGTTCAAATTATGAAGTTATGAAAGAGATAAGAATTGCGCTGCTGGATATGAATAACAACAAGAAAAATCAGGGTTTTAAAAACATCCGTGAGATTTCTGAAAGTTTTAAAGCAAATTCTGAAGAAGAAATTAACATTACCAATTTTGACATAAGACATCTGAACGAGATGCCGAAACTGGAAGATTTTGACATCTTTATTTCATCAGGAGGACCAGGAAATCCGCACAGAGAAGGACATGAATGGGAAGAGAAATTCGCCGGTCTTTTAGATGGTATTTTTAGTCACAACAAGGTTTCAGAGAACAAAAAATATATGTTTCTGATCTGTCACTCGTTTCAGATTGCCAGCATTCACTGGAAACTCGGAAATATTTGTGAAAGAAAATCTTACTCATTTGGTGTGATGCCTGTTCACAAATCTGAAGAAGGAGAAACTGATTTTTTACTTAAAAATCTGCCGGATCCTTTCTATGCAGTGGATTCGAGAGCTTATCAGTTTATCGAGCCGGATCAGCAAAGATTTGATGAGTTGGGAATGAAAATAATGGCACTGGAAAAGTTCCGCCCGCACATCAATCTTGAGAGAGCAGTGATGGCGATTCGTTTTTCAGAGGAAATTTTCGGTACTCAGTTTCATCCGGAGGCAAATCCTGAAGGAATGCTGGAAAACCTGAAAGATGAAGAGAACAAAATCGCTATGATTGAAAACTACGGTATCGAAAAATATCTGGAAACGCTCGACAGAATGGATGATGAGGATAAAATAAAACTGACTCAGGCACAGATTCTCCCAAGATTTTTGGAAGATGCAAAACAAAAAATTCTACAGCCGGAAACTGTTTAGAAATACAGCAAAATCGGGCACAGCGCCCGATTTTTTAATTAAAAAAAACATCAGGGATGATTCCAAAATACAGAAAAAAATTCAATTCAGAATTCTCTAATGAGAAATACCAAAATGTAAATTCAATCCTTACCGAAAAAAGCGGAATACAGACAGGATTCAGACTTTCTGAAAGTCCGGTTTTTTTGACTCACGATTTTAAAAATAAACTTACGGATGCCAGCGAAAGTATTTTGGACCAAATCATTGCGATGTCGCCGGAAGCTTTACAGATTGCCATTCCCGACAATTGTCAAGTTCCGAATGATACTTTAAAA
It includes:
- a CDS encoding type 1 glutamine amidotransferase, with protein sequence MKEIRIALLDMNNNKKNQGFKNIREISESFKANSEEEINITNFDIRHLNEMPKLEDFDIFISSGGPGNPHREGHEWEEKFAGLLDGIFSHNKVSENKKYMFLICHSFQIASIHWKLGNICERKSYSFGVMPVHKSEEGETDFLLKNLPDPFYAVDSRAYQFIEPDQQRFDELGMKIMALEKFRPHINLERAVMAIRFSEEIFGTQFHPEANPEGMLENLKDEENKIAMIENYGIEKYLETLDRMDDEDKIKLTQAQILPRFLEDAKQKILQPETV